In a genomic window of Micromonospora cremea:
- the purD gene encoding phosphoribosylamine--glycine ligase, translating to MRVLLVGGGGREHALALGLAGDPAVTQLIAAPGNPGIADVAELRAVTPTDPAAVAALAVETGADLVVIGPEAPLVAGVADAVRAKGIAVFGPSAEAARLEGSKAFAKDVMTAAGVPTARAYACADEESTARALDEFGAPYVVKDDGLAAGKGVVVTDDRSAALAHARECGRVVVEEFLDGPEVSIFVVTDGEAALPLLPAQDFKRIGDGDTGPNTGGMGAYAPLPWAPPGLVDEVMRDVVHPTLAELRRRGTPFGGLLYVGLAMTAAGPRVIEFNARFGDPETQVVLALLETPLGGLLQAAATGTLAGHPPLRWRPGAAVTVVLAAEGYPAAPRTGDVITGADRPGIIHAGTARRASDGALLSAGGRVLCGTATGVDLTAARAAAYALVDGVELAGSQHRTDIAAAAVDGRITIPG from the coding sequence GTGCGGGTTCTTCTGGTGGGTGGTGGGGGGCGGGAGCATGCGCTCGCGCTCGGGTTGGCCGGCGATCCGGCCGTTACGCAACTGATCGCGGCGCCCGGTAATCCGGGTATCGCCGACGTGGCCGAGTTGCGGGCGGTGACTCCGACCGATCCGGCCGCGGTGGCCGCGCTGGCCGTGGAGACCGGGGCCGACCTGGTGGTGATCGGGCCGGAGGCGCCGCTGGTCGCCGGGGTCGCAGACGCGGTACGCGCGAAGGGGATCGCCGTGTTCGGCCCCTCGGCCGAGGCGGCCCGCCTGGAGGGTTCCAAGGCGTTCGCCAAGGATGTGATGACCGCTGCCGGCGTGCCCACCGCCCGGGCGTACGCCTGCGCGGACGAGGAGAGCACCGCCCGGGCGCTCGACGAGTTCGGCGCGCCGTACGTGGTCAAGGACGACGGCCTCGCCGCCGGTAAGGGCGTGGTGGTCACTGATGATCGGTCCGCCGCGCTGGCGCACGCCCGCGAGTGTGGCCGGGTCGTGGTCGAGGAGTTCCTCGACGGGCCGGAGGTCAGCATCTTCGTGGTGACCGATGGTGAGGCGGCGCTGCCGCTGCTGCCCGCGCAGGACTTCAAGCGGATCGGTGACGGCGACACCGGCCCGAACACCGGCGGCATGGGCGCGTACGCGCCGCTGCCCTGGGCCCCGCCCGGCCTGGTCGACGAGGTCATGCGCGACGTGGTCCACCCCACCCTGGCCGAGTTGCGCCGCCGCGGCACCCCGTTCGGTGGCCTGCTCTACGTCGGGCTCGCGATGACCGCCGCCGGCCCCCGGGTGATCGAGTTCAACGCCCGCTTCGGTGATCCGGAGACCCAGGTGGTGCTCGCGCTGCTGGAGACGCCGCTGGGCGGGCTGCTGCAGGCGGCGGCCACCGGCACGCTGGCCGGGCATCCGCCGCTGCGCTGGCGGCCCGGTGCCGCGGTCACCGTGGTGCTCGCCGCGGAGGGCTATCCGGCCGCGCCGCGCACCGGTGACGTGATCACCGGCGCGGACCGGCCGGGCATCATCCACGCCGGCACCGCCCGCCGGGCCAGCGACGGGGCCCTGCTCTCCGCTGGTGGCCGGGTGCTCTGCGGTACGGCCACCGGCGTCGATCTGACCGCCGCGCGGGCTGCCGCGTACGCGCTGGTGGACGGGGTGGAGTTGGCCGGCTCGCAGCACCGCACCGACATCGCCGCCGCCGCGGTCGACGGCCGGATCACGATTCCTGGCTGA
- a CDS encoding SigE family RNA polymerase sigma factor translates to MAGLPVDVEGYRDYVGVRLEPLRRTAYLLCGDWHTADDLVSTALVKLLRHWPRVSVMDNPDAYVRRTLLRVWLDERRRPWRREAAWAEVPDHPVVAGGTDGAADQLTVLALLAELPPRRRAVLVLLYFCDLSVEETAREIGCTPGTVKSQSARAIETLRGRLVDLPPPTEEVRTNG, encoded by the coding sequence GTGGCGGGTTTGCCGGTCGACGTCGAGGGCTACCGCGACTATGTCGGTGTGCGGCTGGAGCCGCTGCGCCGCACGGCGTACCTGCTCTGCGGTGACTGGCACACGGCCGACGACCTGGTGTCGACGGCGCTGGTCAAGCTGCTCCGGCACTGGCCGCGGGTGTCCGTCATGGACAACCCGGACGCGTACGTCCGGCGGACCCTGCTGCGGGTGTGGCTGGACGAGCGGCGCAGGCCGTGGCGGCGGGAGGCCGCCTGGGCCGAGGTGCCGGACCATCCGGTGGTGGCCGGCGGCACCGACGGCGCGGCGGACCAGCTGACCGTCCTCGCCCTGCTGGCGGAGCTGCCACCGCGCCGTCGGGCGGTGCTCGTGTTGCTCTACTTCTGCGACCTGTCGGTGGAGGAGACCGCGCGCGAGATCGGCTGCACCCCGGGCACCGTCAAGAGCCAGTCGGCGCGGGCGATCGAGACGCTGCGGGGTCGCCTCGTGGACCTGCCGCCGCCCACCGAGGAGGTACGGACCAATGGATGA
- a CDS encoding AMP-binding protein, producing the protein MDLPFVVATLTRRGLLTPGRPIRVASQLNALRTWGWSLAGELRQAAARDPGRPAVLDEHGTELTYEELLDRAERLARALRAALGVQAGDRIGVLCRNHHGLIETIVAATLLGVDAVLVNTGLSAAQLATVAEEQRLRVLVHDDEFAELVLGLPPELHRVDERAHAELIAGALPGELRPPERDGRIIVLTSGTTGSPKGARRPTPNGFGPLVSIIDRIPLHTRDTVMIAAPIFHTWGFAALQVSFALRATIVLHRRFDPTATLAALSAHGCDALFAVPVMLQRLLEVPPPDPRPALKVVAVSGSALPGGLAPAFMDAYGDVLYNLYGSTEVSWASIAGPADLREAPTTAGRPPHGTRLEILDDSGEPVPGGRVGRIFVGNEMLFEGYTSGATREIHDGLLDTGDLGRVNTDGLLFVDGRADDMIVSGGENVFPSEVEDLLARLPQVREAAVIGVPDPEYGQRLAAFLALHPGETLDPEAVREYVRHYLARFSVPRDVIFVKYLPRNATGKVVSRELRRYYG; encoded by the coding sequence ATGGACCTGCCGTTCGTCGTCGCCACGCTGACCCGGCGCGGCCTGCTCACCCCGGGCCGGCCCATTCGCGTCGCCTCGCAGCTCAACGCCCTGCGCACCTGGGGCTGGAGCCTCGCCGGTGAGCTGCGCCAGGCCGCCGCCCGGGACCCCGGCCGGCCGGCGGTGCTCGACGAGCACGGCACCGAGCTGACCTATGAGGAGCTGCTCGACCGGGCCGAGCGGCTGGCCCGCGCGCTGCGCGCCGCGCTCGGCGTCCAGGCCGGCGACCGGATCGGGGTGCTCTGCCGCAACCACCACGGCCTGATCGAGACGATCGTGGCAGCCACCCTGCTCGGCGTCGACGCGGTCCTGGTCAACACCGGCCTGTCCGCCGCGCAACTGGCCACCGTCGCCGAGGAGCAACGACTGCGGGTGCTGGTGCACGACGACGAGTTCGCCGAACTGGTCCTCGGGCTCCCGCCCGAGCTGCACCGGGTCGACGAGCGCGCCCACGCGGAGCTGATCGCCGGGGCGCTGCCGGGCGAGCTGCGCCCACCGGAGCGCGACGGCCGGATCATCGTGCTGACCTCCGGCACCACCGGCTCCCCCAAGGGCGCCCGCCGACCCACACCGAACGGCTTCGGGCCACTGGTGTCCATCATCGACCGGATCCCGCTGCACACCCGGGACACCGTGATGATCGCCGCACCGATCTTCCACACCTGGGGCTTCGCGGCGCTCCAGGTGTCCTTCGCGCTGCGGGCCACCATCGTGCTGCACCGCCGCTTCGACCCGACCGCCACGCTGGCGGCGCTCTCCGCGCACGGCTGTGACGCGCTCTTCGCCGTACCGGTGATGCTGCAGCGACTGCTGGAGGTGCCGCCGCCGGACCCGCGGCCCGCGCTGAAGGTCGTCGCGGTCAGCGGCTCGGCGCTGCCCGGTGGCCTCGCCCCGGCGTTCATGGACGCCTACGGCGATGTGCTCTACAACCTGTACGGCTCGACCGAGGTCTCCTGGGCCTCCATCGCCGGGCCGGCCGACCTGCGGGAGGCACCCACCACCGCCGGCCGGCCGCCGCATGGCACCCGGTTGGAGATCCTCGACGACAGCGGCGAGCCGGTACCCGGCGGCCGGGTCGGCCGCATCTTCGTCGGCAACGAGATGCTCTTCGAGGGCTACACCTCAGGCGCGACCCGGGAAATCCACGACGGCCTGCTCGACACGGGCGACCTCGGCCGGGTCAACACCGATGGCCTGCTCTTCGTCGACGGACGCGCCGACGACATGATCGTCTCCGGCGGGGAGAACGTCTTCCCTTCCGAGGTGGAGGACCTGCTCGCCCGGCTCCCGCAGGTCCGTGAGGCCGCCGTGATCGGGGTGCCCGACCCGGAGTACGGCCAGCGGCTGGCCGCGTTCCTCGCCCTGCACCCCGGCGAGACGCTCGATCCGGAGGCAGTCCGCGAGTACGTGCGGCACTACCTGGCCCGCTTCTCCGTACCCCGTGACGTGATCTTCGTGAAGTACCTGCCCCGTAACGCCACCGGCAAGGTGGTCAGCCGCGAGCTGCGCCGCTACTACGGCTGA
- a CDS encoding acyl-CoA dehydrogenase family protein: MAEFSLDLTEEQRDLRDWVHGFAAEVVRPAAAEWDAREDTPWPVIQEAAKVGLYGFEFLATCWADPTGLSLPIASEELFWGDAGIGLSIFGTSLAVAAIYGAGTPDQMVEWVPQCFGDVDSPAVAAFCTSEPEAGSDVGAMRTRAVYDEATDEWVLTGQKAYATNGGIAGVHVVTASVDPTLGSRGQAAFVVPPGTPGLAATRKLRKLGLRASHTADVFLDGVRVPGRCLLGGRDALLERLDRARSGQRVTGQAAMRTFELSRPTVGAQALGVARAAYEYALDYAKERVQFGRPIIENQAVAFALADMRMEIDAARLLVWRASWMGRNNRPFTAGEGSMSKLKAGEVAVSVTEKAVQLLGGAGFLRDHPVERWYRDAKIYTIFEGTSEIQRLVISRAISGMQIR; this comes from the coding sequence ATGGCCGAGTTCTCGCTCGACCTGACCGAGGAACAGCGGGACCTGCGCGACTGGGTGCACGGCTTCGCCGCCGAGGTCGTGCGCCCGGCCGCCGCCGAGTGGGACGCCCGTGAGGACACCCCGTGGCCGGTGATCCAGGAGGCCGCCAAGGTCGGCCTCTACGGCTTCGAGTTCCTCGCCACCTGCTGGGCCGACCCGACCGGGCTCTCCTTGCCCATCGCCAGCGAGGAACTCTTCTGGGGTGACGCCGGCATCGGGCTGAGCATCTTCGGCACCTCCCTCGCCGTCGCCGCCATCTACGGCGCGGGCACCCCCGACCAGATGGTCGAGTGGGTGCCGCAGTGCTTCGGCGACGTCGACTCGCCGGCCGTCGCCGCGTTCTGCACCAGCGAGCCGGAGGCCGGCTCCGACGTCGGCGCGATGCGTACCCGGGCGGTCTACGACGAGGCCACCGACGAGTGGGTGCTGACCGGGCAGAAGGCGTACGCCACCAACGGCGGGATCGCCGGGGTGCACGTGGTCACCGCCTCGGTCGACCCCACGCTCGGCTCCCGGGGCCAGGCGGCGTTCGTCGTACCGCCGGGCACCCCCGGCCTGGCCGCCACCCGCAAGCTTCGCAAGCTGGGCCTGCGCGCGTCACACACCGCCGACGTCTTCCTCGACGGGGTACGCGTGCCCGGGCGCTGCCTGCTCGGCGGCCGGGACGCCCTGCTGGAACGCCTGGACCGGGCCCGCTCCGGGCAGCGGGTCACCGGGCAGGCCGCGATGCGCACCTTCGAGCTGTCCCGACCCACCGTCGGCGCGCAGGCGCTCGGCGTGGCCCGGGCCGCCTACGAGTACGCCCTGGACTACGCCAAGGAGCGCGTCCAGTTCGGACGACCGATCATCGAGAACCAGGCGGTCGCGTTCGCGCTGGCCGACATGCGGATGGAGATCGACGCGGCGCGGCTGCTGGTCTGGCGGGCCTCCTGGATGGGCCGCAACAACCGCCCGTTCACCGCCGGCGAGGGGTCGATGTCCAAGCTCAAGGCCGGCGAGGTCGCGGTGTCGGTCACCGAGAAGGCGGTGCAGTTGCTCGGCGGAGCCGGCTTCCTGCGCGACCACCCGGTGGAGCGCTGGTACCGGGACGCGAAGATCTACACCATCTTCGAGGGCACCTCCGAGATCCAGCGGTTGGTGATCTCCCGGGCGATCTCCGGAATGCAGATCCGCTGA
- a CDS encoding SCP2 sterol-binding domain-containing protein produces the protein MTDFDPATFANVGPKEFAQLVKSTPDDKIAQVMSGDLRGKVLGEVFGRMPSLFRADRAGSTNAVIHWIITGRPDGGSDTYEVVIADGKCDVNETPQHDPKLSLTMGPVEFLKIVSGGANPVMMFMTGKLKAKGDLGLAANIANLFDIPKA, from the coding sequence ATGACTGACTTCGACCCGGCGACCTTCGCCAACGTCGGCCCCAAGGAGTTCGCCCAGCTGGTCAAGTCCACCCCGGACGACAAGATCGCCCAGGTGATGTCCGGCGATCTGCGCGGCAAGGTCCTGGGCGAGGTGTTCGGCCGGATGCCGTCGCTGTTCCGCGCGGACCGCGCCGGCTCCACCAACGCGGTCATCCACTGGATCATCACCGGTCGCCCGGACGGCGGCAGCGACACCTACGAGGTCGTCATCGCCGACGGCAAGTGCGACGTCAACGAGACCCCGCAGCACGACCCGAAGCTGAGCCTGACCATGGGCCCGGTGGAGTTCCTGAAGATCGTCTCCGGTGGCGCCAACCCGGTGATGATGTTCATGACCGGCAAGTTGAAGGCGAAGGGCGACCTCGGCCTGGCCGCCAACATCGCCAACCTGTTCGACATCCCCAAGGCCTGA
- a CDS encoding TetR/AcrR family transcriptional regulator, producing the protein MSTAPAFKRLPRAVREQQMLDAAVKVFSRRGFHAASMDEIAEDAGISKPMVYAYLGTKEELFVACLHREGTRMMQAIAGAAAPDLPADERLWRGLRAFFGFVGAYRDGWAVLYRQARGEQPFAGELATMRARLIEVVAGMLDHALRAEGREVAGTDLEVVAYALVGATESLADWLADHPEADPEKTATRMMNVAWLGAGQLLHGVTWRPASD; encoded by the coding sequence GTGTCCACCGCTCCCGCCTTCAAGCGCCTGCCACGGGCCGTCCGTGAGCAGCAGATGCTCGACGCGGCCGTCAAGGTCTTCTCCCGACGTGGCTTCCACGCCGCCAGCATGGACGAGATCGCGGAGGACGCGGGCATCTCCAAGCCGATGGTCTACGCGTACCTCGGCACGAAGGAGGAACTGTTCGTCGCCTGCCTGCACCGGGAGGGCACCCGGATGATGCAGGCCATCGCCGGCGCAGCCGCCCCCGACCTGCCGGCCGACGAGCGGCTCTGGCGAGGGTTGCGGGCGTTCTTCGGCTTCGTCGGCGCGTACCGCGACGGCTGGGCCGTGCTCTACCGGCAGGCCCGGGGCGAGCAGCCGTTCGCCGGCGAGCTGGCCACCATGCGGGCCCGGCTGATCGAGGTGGTCGCCGGGATGCTGGATCACGCGTTGCGCGCGGAGGGCCGCGAGGTGGCCGGCACCGACCTGGAGGTCGTCGCGTACGCCCTGGTGGGCGCGACCGAGTCGCTGGCCGACTGGCTCGCGGACCACCCGGAGGCCGATCCGGAGAAGACCGCCACCCGGATGATGAACGTGGCCTGGCTCGGCGCCGGCCAACTTTTGCACGGCGTCACCTGGCGCCCGGCTTCCGACTGA
- a CDS encoding DedA family protein, translating to MDLLDLLHQTMSSPWVYLAIFAIAVLDGFFPVVPSETAVITAGVFAASGAPYLPAVILVAAAGALVGDHVSYAIGRSGGTRLLDRLPPDGRRRAAVERARRGIANRGGLILTVARYVPGGRTAVTLTMGAVHYPRRRFLAFDALAAGSWGLYSALVGYLGGLAFEQDPLRGLLLGLGLALTVTMVVEVVRWLGRRRRSALPVPTTGPVSRTPAR from the coding sequence ATGGACCTGCTCGACCTGCTGCACCAGACGATGTCCTCGCCGTGGGTGTACCTGGCGATCTTCGCGATCGCGGTGCTCGACGGCTTCTTCCCGGTGGTGCCGAGCGAGACGGCGGTGATCACCGCCGGGGTGTTCGCGGCCTCCGGGGCGCCGTACCTGCCTGCGGTGATCCTGGTTGCCGCCGCCGGGGCTCTCGTCGGCGACCATGTCTCGTACGCCATCGGGCGGAGCGGTGGCACCCGGCTGCTCGACCGGCTCCCGCCCGACGGCCGGCGCCGGGCCGCCGTCGAACGCGCCCGCCGGGGGATCGCCAACCGGGGCGGCCTGATCCTCACCGTGGCCCGCTACGTGCCGGGTGGCCGAACAGCGGTCACCCTCACCATGGGAGCCGTCCACTATCCCCGTCGACGCTTCCTCGCCTTCGACGCGCTGGCCGCCGGCTCGTGGGGGCTCTACTCGGCGCTGGTCGGCTACCTCGGCGGCCTGGCCTTCGAACAGGACCCGCTGCGCGGCCTGCTGCTCGGCCTCGGCCTCGCCCTGACGGTGACCATGGTCGTCGAGGTGGTCCGCTGGCTCGGCAGGCGCCGCCGCTCGGCGCTGCCGGTGCCGACGACCGGGCCGGTGAGCCGGACACCGGCGCGATGA
- a CDS encoding sensor histidine kinase, translated as MVSRAVVLRRVVERYAPLLLAVVVAAAVWASATGAIGVRSPLPGVVPLLVAVASGWAAGQVRARRWPLFLAAAVAWLVLAAAAPGVVASYQAGLRLRGRRLTGYLVGVALVLTGGVLVGLAVGGVRRLTTATFGNVLLLTACLVGLPLVVGLWVRARRDTLAALRDRAERLEREQEARADRVRAEERTRIAREMHDVVAHRVSLMVVHAGALEVTTTDPETVEAAVLIRETGRQALTDLREVLGVLRQAGPAGAPERALDALDGLIGESRAAGLRVSRWNEGVAATLPATVGRTAYRVVREALTNVRKHAADAETTVCLRYLPGGLEVVVRNGPSTGGLTLPGAGHGLLGLRERVELLGGRLEAAPVDGGFLVRALLPVAGAV; from the coding sequence GTGGTTTCCCGCGCCGTCGTGCTGCGGCGGGTCGTCGAGCGGTACGCCCCGCTGCTGCTCGCCGTCGTGGTCGCCGCCGCCGTCTGGGCCAGTGCGACCGGCGCGATCGGTGTCCGCTCGCCGTTGCCGGGGGTCGTCCCGCTGCTCGTGGCCGTGGCCTCGGGTTGGGCCGCCGGCCAGGTTCGGGCCCGCCGCTGGCCGCTGTTCCTGGCCGCCGCTGTCGCCTGGTTGGTGCTGGCCGCCGCGGCACCCGGGGTGGTCGCCTCGTACCAGGCGGGCCTGCGGCTCCGTGGCCGCCGGCTCACCGGTTACCTCGTCGGGGTCGCCCTGGTGCTGACCGGCGGCGTGCTGGTCGGGCTGGCGGTGGGCGGTGTGCGTCGACTCACCACCGCCACCTTCGGCAACGTGCTGCTGCTGACCGCCTGTCTGGTCGGGCTCCCGTTGGTCGTCGGCCTCTGGGTGCGGGCCCGTCGGGACACGCTCGCCGCCCTGCGGGACCGGGCCGAGCGGCTGGAACGCGAGCAGGAGGCCCGTGCCGACCGGGTCCGTGCCGAGGAACGGACCCGGATCGCCCGGGAGATGCACGACGTGGTGGCGCACCGGGTGTCGCTGATGGTGGTGCACGCCGGGGCGCTGGAGGTGACCACCACCGACCCGGAGACCGTCGAGGCCGCCGTGCTGATCCGCGAGACGGGACGGCAGGCGCTCACCGACCTGCGCGAGGTGCTGGGCGTGCTGCGGCAGGCCGGCCCGGCCGGAGCGCCGGAGCGGGCGCTCGACGCCCTGGACGGGCTGATCGGGGAGTCCCGCGCCGCCGGGCTGCGGGTGTCCCGGTGGAACGAGGGCGTGGCGGCGACGCTGCCGGCGACCGTGGGACGCACCGCGTACCGGGTGGTGCGGGAGGCGCTGACCAACGTGCGCAAGCACGCCGCCGACGCCGAGACGACCGTCTGCCTGCGCTACCTGCCCGGCGGGTTGGAGGTGGTGGTCCGCAACGGCCCGTCCACGGGCGGGCTGACCCTGCCCGGCGCCGGGCACGGGCTGCTCGGCCTGCGCGAGAGGGTG